In the genome of Eriocheir sinensis breed Jianghai 21 chromosome 56, ASM2467909v1, whole genome shotgun sequence, one region contains:
- the LOC126984176 gene encoding titin homolog isoform X2: MSSHGRIPFSTHSIGQGDLDFQPVREARVRVLNDIPKEPVVPPPPPQVKFNFVDVTFPKATQKNPTESPGIHHGSPSKKKRSSAGKERNARDQIRYDKENSNTGRAQRNMERDRREYLSRLLRRGMPVWEEVPVEERASRVIGKEIHAVWEDVKDGYKNSYPLEHNDDLIDTPRESLIEGREIDLKSRAEKLNHTLQKSSQVGPNTAYGTPYYYQSESPSSHELLHSERHTIPPEAYGRTHEPPAALSSELHYETEVSQGHPTQELIDGHVEDSSQIQEPLQNPSEHLLSQESVPHEQEVLSSREDGRQEDVMDQGRISRPVLKKIQSGRIDNDGTSSISWWPGDKLYKERDKNEEEEKHEKESTKEKKGKRDLSAPPSVTQKRRQVMADQEETEKVVKSPVRVRHYEPDEVRKYIRDKQSERTKAIKEQQRKQEQEKIQRSERMRELAIKTKQLSQSSKKGCHESTSAELSQKQNELEQQPIINWGAPKDWDPQDYAEATPTHHTRTQPKEQNLPFAVPLTPATDRAGKLPMQSETTRDPSHVVVVSPKKEKHGETYAKKKSRKESKKKKRQSVSDSEAISDIVSRTVEECERKVKSSSVSVESLSSLSSYSCSSSDAESRSSLSQSESLSSGLDLTPKERAVALGQLAQKLTSRVTQEAGSLSQRGKHKEDVPDVSQKMMSSNKAKQAKRGPHATGANILSDPRASLSLSQIETMSVEELIAKMTAMLPNKSVSERRSNPPQNDPQNKSINIYERLNLEHSDQTQNKTEDLTRRQSQDVPMRESLQRVLTEQLPNLVVPDVPKLKLSNAEKKLQESWEIAQEDLSTLPGHNIVKSVQDLKSLPDEGKQVYLKMTPSHKLQHAHLFPQSESHLAGKQHCQSQILRPHKNYVTTPRHKYVHAALVIQAAYRGYRVRKITNSLLNRQMLNKKNTSEVKYSKGPSNTTEVSVGPKNKKFFRNNDRVIEGGTETSQEVQSKTGKEQDRIWQKLQSKPAQRSFKPHEESYYVSQRSDLPEWIKPYFVLTETGDVKNFLETNINRPQTGMGAEAEKRGGSSMISQSPECASDVVIHPRLISEKSVHDVTLTEGPLSDIEMESIFCFDKETQTSYNKYLDTKDKKSEQGMQEFIDLKKLSKRKGQTIQGGSVEGHEAESYETSSRRALNSSQLGLSQKEHEATLEEGPLEEMLGEQTSLQLTENETLESGSTEPNVSIEEGPIFETSGILDTSNVSSSIAVEEASAPHELLGEGVHLGPASLRLRLNAELMYQDTLGKALNHLHSVKQLNILNRSRQEAMALSQSLALQQQKIEATTQRENENDLKIQEEKTKREDYEGRLKERLKQQEEALQKVEKIEKEARSRFAELEREVRSKAEQAIAQVAERVPQPNIAQSDVIAAAAVAAVGATISQWKQLRPARGHDSHGSITLSDGSLSPKISSDHIDASSSRPLSDKSHSKIYSARSLSREHRSTSEMPSSYVSERLDNSLSKSSVAEELPSAESANKTSEVPEVISDVKSSVNSVPENIESIESSIPALSVNESSVKSSGNGFKTINTVSISQGTSVSEKVDSGSSSKTKVSSGEVASASNLVSGDASSVENSGTVTEAISKDDSSGVTKSSEAETVSNALLQSPSQKSFSSKDHKKFQGNEIAPSKRTQGSPLKSSLKSKVKERKREERDASDIYSESFEVDSESEDSNSSQLQSQDQGTHGDLALVVSSGSILNDLGYKPSTHAGVGVSASMPGVGGEGALSVTVSVVESLLKEEEVHHQHQKTLLKLQEQSLVEEAKWKLATLQSEGGPGMRRRQRAIVLQLREQKAHLKRLRETQSIGAQQRRLMLLQLHHLLASTSSLSGYSSRGYLTAPRGHSPNPASPRLTPRLMEMLSSSSSDAPDDVTFSLLMRGRDSDSSSPSEGGGREKRRCHSEDRLKISSGRHHEKRRTAEIEALQQQILQEDKEILRLKSKSPYDIHDKDSVKPKRKGDFISKRSRDKKEKCSGSVSPLSVLVHGSKTLVDNSVPAENVPGATHDSQSSLPEEGGSETVSHSDAASSVSEQEGLSSTSHRTGSSKSKEVSHSKRVPSYAVSERETREARTSKPKMISREFEPKDIQEEYSDSKVSEQSSSAKTISSEETERSIEERYNHDNSDRISKSLGELTPVESEVHDKSSKSQESSTRTKPSTSGSVKSTWSKPESVIPEDITDGSKTRTTNSSSRHSIDKRADSEERSSDSKSAEGKSSSQKSSARGLPLPLKVPLSPRSLHRQHRRYSSESDDSFTLSQTETASDISDGEGKLFALKEELAVRRAEAERLKKEKRRLRRERLASQERSLRQQISTYDAYIQHARMELEKESKELQQVSMVRPLIKKPQVAETKKSKLSESITSPEKSDVSDVSLVSESSKSDQSSMSRLQETSIKERGHAKPQESHLKKDQDMVSSSSGKDEETEEKLSSSKEVTVSEIAKSQREDESEKTSRSSSISESLNEESISEHLQDHSSKTSLSQESSAESDHTNSQASSTETIVHSPQKLDPSQKDEVGVSVSEVNAALLEVIKDNEKDRHASISKPGASDASTRVEGEKLEIFIPTSGFKFSEAEELAEGNTNTSAEQSICEEVFDDNFKETEIENSSQETSSHNLRHPVTTEDKIHEEAVESNSSVSENKEVSLKPEPALETNISANLSFEAKEISPETESKVHPPTLDRQKFVDDISNNMLAIMIKDTSQLFTNIVKDKVNLSKASEVLSHVEAAKESQVPELRGEASEPLDDAGLQGQASCSTVPEEKASSSKTSSSNKSQILQRVNELIGESVPASPRLTSLTSPRSGDVQLTFDLSPEASPSVSPTRAKATKVEEDREVEVSKAAPSLLPGERATASGEEEEEDDSLSPSHDVVKAEEYKLDTETLTTRLLNLASAPELDLEVRLSQLNEDTEFSVEGIEGDWFDDDFWTSSDNRKKQQQLKAEEERITAEIARLEELQHLQQKYPGLVIREVPNKPPPPYTPPQVTSPPSPGSSPAPARPPAYTNPPTSPVLPEAQPMSPTHSSSISHRLSKADQRKLAAHITQVVPITEEEALPIIDSALDTLYEAWQNSIDPGDIPPPPHTTLAKAFSLSSFNDEDMHEDEKTSSRAFHLLLFCLAREQLSVPYKLQHAPQPPPWMKQVLPQTRMLGMVHNKSRAGLFSHVREQVKVLFGWKPPLQKESLMIRWAQKHRDLVDQVLVKELQAEEASWTNYDEDEAAVKTKVASEILDTLLSETVSLVSSILVKKLGYIAH; this comes from the exons ATGAGTTCCCACGGCCGCATCCCCTTCAGCACCCACTCCATAGGCCAGGGTGACCTTGACTTCCAGCCTGTGCGAGAGGCAAGGGTGCGGGTGCTGAATGACATCCCAAAGGAGCCTGTcgtgccacctcctcctccacaagtaAAGTTTAATTTTGTTGATGTAACATTTCCCAAGGCAACCCAGAAGAACCCCACGGAGTCACCAGGAATCCATCATGGAAGTCctagcaagaagaaaaggagcagtgctgggaaagagaggaatgccAGGGACCAAATTAGATACGATAAAGAGAACTCTAACACTGGCCGAGCCCAGAGGAACATGGAGAGGGACCGTCGCGAGTACCTGAGTCGCCTGCTGAGGAGAGGCATGCCGGTGTGGGAAGAGGTGCCAGTGGAAGAGAGGGCTAGCAGGGTCATTG GTAAAGAAATCCATGCAGTGTGGGAGGATGTGAAGGATGGCTACAAGAACTCTTATCCACTGGAGCATAATGATGACCTAATTGATACCCCGAGAGAAAGTTTAATCGAGGGCAGAGAAATAGATCTCAAGAGTAGGGCTGAAAAACTCAACCATACCCTCCAAAAAAGCAGCCAAGTTGGCCCCAATACTGCATATGGCACTCCATACTATTACCAGTCTGAGAGCCCTTCCAGTCACGAACTCCTCCACTCAGAAAGACACACCATTCCTCCAGAGGCCTATGGGAGAACTCATGAGCCTCCAGCCGCATTGTCCAGTGAGCTACATTATGAAACAGAGGTCTCTCAGGGCCATCCTACCCAAGAACTTATTGATGGTCATGTTGAAGACAGCTCTCAGATCCAAGAACCACTGCAAAATCCCTCAGAGCATCTTTTGTCACAAGAAAGTGTCCCTCATGAACAAGAGGTGCTCTCCTCCAGGGAAGATGGGAGACAAGAGGATGTCATGGATCAAGGGAGAATCTCAAGGCCTGTTCTGAAGAAGATCCAAAGTGGCCGAATAGATAATGATG gaaCTTCAAGTATCAGTTGGTGGCCAGGAGATAAGCTGTACAAGGAGAGagacaaaaatgaagaagaagaaaagcatgaGAAGGAGTCAaccaaggaaaagaaaggcaaaagaGATCTATCTGCTCCTCCCAGTGTCACCCAGAAGAGGAGGCAGGTGATGGCTGACCAGGAAG AGACTGAGAAGGTGGTGAAGTCTCCTGTGCGTGTACGGCACTATGAACCAGACGAGGTGAGGAAGTACATACGAGACAAGCAAAGTGAGCGTACCAAGGCAATCAAGGAGCAGCAGAGGAAACAGGAACAAGAGAAGATTCAGAGGAGTGAAAGAATGAGG gaGCTGGCCATCAAGACTAAGCAACTCTCACAATCAAGCAAAAAAGGATGCCACGAGTCAACCTCCGCTGAATTGAGTCAAAAACAG AATGAGTTGGAGCAACAGCCCATCATCAACTGGGGTGCCCCAAAGGATTGGGATCCACAAGATTATGCAGAAGCAACGCCCACTCACCACACAAGAACACAGCCCAAGGAGCAGAACCTCCCTTTTGCTGTACCTCTCACCCCTGCTACAGACAGAGCAGGAAAGTTACCCATGCAGAGTGAGACAACAAGAGATCCCAGTCATGTAGTAGTGGTGTCTCcaaagaaagagaagcatggaGAGACATATgctaagaaaaaaagcagaaaggagagtaaaaagaaaaagaggcaaTCTGTGAGTGACAGTGAGGCTATCAGTGACATAGTGAGCCGCACAGTGGAGGAATGTGAGCGAAAAGTGAAGTCTTCCAGTGTATCAGTGGAAAGtttatcatcactgtcatcatatTCCTGCAGTTCATCCGATGCTGAGTCAAGGAGCAGCTTGAGTCAGTCTGAGTCTCTCAGCTCTGGTCTAGACTTGACTCCAAAAGAGAGGGCAGTGGCACTGGGCCAACTAGCACAGAAGCTGACAAGTAGAGTCACTCAGGAAGCAGGAAGTCTCAGtcaaagaggaaaacacaaggaAGATGTACCTGACGTGTCACAAAAGATGATGTCCTCAAACAAGGCAAAGCAAGCTAAAAGAGGACCTCATGCTACAGGTGCTAATATTTTGAGTGATCCAagagcttccctttctctctcacagaTAGAAACAATGTCTGTGGAGGAACTGATTGCCAAGATGACTGCAATGCTGCCAAATAAATCAGTAAGTGAAAGAAGGTCAAATCCACCTCAGAATGATCCACAGAACAAAAGCATCAACATATATGAAAGACTGAATTTGGAACACAGTGATCAGACACAAAATAAAACTGAAGATTTAACAAGGAGACAGTCCCAAGATGTTCCCATGAGAGAAAGTTTGCAGAGGGTGTTAACAGAGCAGCTGCCTAATCTAGTTGTCCCAGATGTCCCCAAGCTGAAATTATCAAATGCAGAGAAAAAACTCCAGGAGTCATGGGAGATTGCTCAAGAGGATCTATCCACACTACCTGGACACAATATTGTGAAGAGTGTGCAGGACCTCAAGTCACTGCcagatgaaggaaaacaagtaTATCTGAAAATGACACCTTCCCACAAACTGCAACATGCACATTTGTTCCCTCAGTCAGAGAGCCATTTGGCAGGAAAGCAGCACTGCCAGTCACAAATACTCAGACCACACAAAAATTATGTAACCACCCCCAGGCATAAGTATGTTCATGCTGCTCTAGTCATCCAGGCTGCCTATAGAGGCTATCGAGTAAGAAAAATTACAAATTCATTGCTCAACAGACAGATGCTAAATAAAAAGAATACCAGTGAAGTCAAATATTCTAAAGGACCATCCAACACTACCGAGGTCAGTGTTGGCCCAAAGAATAAAAAATTCTTCAGGAACAATGACAGAGTGATTGAAGGAGGCACTGAAACAAGTCAGGAAGTGCAGTCAAAGACAGGCAAAGAACAAGATAGAATTTGGCAGAAACTCCAGTCAAAGCCAGCACAAAGATCTTTTAAACCTCATGAAGAGTCATATTATGTTTCCCAAAGGTCAGACTTACCAGAATGGATTAAACCATATTTTGTGCTCACTGAAACTGGAGATGTAAAGAACTTCCttgaaacaaacataaataggCCACAAACAGGCATGGGTGCCGAGGCTGAGAAAAGAGGGGGCAGCAGTATGATTAGCCAGAGCCCTGAATGTGCTAGCGATGTTGTGATCCACCCTCGCTTGATTTCAGAAAAGTCTGTGCATGATGTCACTTTAACAGAAGGACCTTTGTCAGATATAGAAATGGAATCCATATTTTGTTTTGATAAGGAGACCCAGACCAGCTATAACAAATATTTAGATACCAAGGACAAGAAGTCTGAACAGGGAATGCAAGAATTTATTGATTTAAAAAAGTTATCAAAACGGAAAGGTCAAACAATTCAAGGAGGGAGTGTTGAGGGCCATGAAGCAGAGTCATATGAAACTTCCTCAAGAAGGGCTTTGAATTCCTCACAGTTAGGTTTGTCACAGAAAGAGCATGAAGCGACACTAGAAGAAGGCCCATTGGAGGAAATGCTGGGAGAACAGACTTCTTTACAGTTAACAGAAAATGAAACTCTTGAATCAGGAAGCACTGAACCTAATGTCAGTATTGAAGAAGGACCCATTTTTGAAACCTCTGGAATTCTAGATACATCAAATGTCAGTAGTTCTATTGCAGTTGAAGAAGCATCTGCCCCTCATGAATTGTTAGGGGAGGGAGTACATCTTGGCCCAGCAAGTCTCAGATTAAGACTCAATGCTGAGCTTATGTATCAGGATACATTAGGCAAAGCTCTAAACCACCTCCACAGTGTAAAGCAACTCAACATTCTTAATCGAAGCAGACAGGAAGCAATGGCCTTGTCTCAATCTTTAGCTCTACAGCAACAAAAAATAGAAGCAACCAcacaaagggaaaatgaaaatgacctgaaaatacaggaagagaaaacgaaaagagaggaTTACGAGGGACGATTAAAAGAAAGGTTGAAGCAACAAGAGGAAGCATTGCAGAAGGttgagaagatagagaaagaagccAGAAGTCGCTTTGCGGAGTTAGAAAGAGAAGTTCGCTCAAAGGCTGAACAGGCGATTGCTCAGGTTGCAGAAAGAGTCCCTCAGCCAAACATTGCCCAGTCCGATGTCATAGCCGCTGCTGCTGTGGCTGCTGTGGGAGCAACAATATCACAGTGGAAGCAGCTGAGACCAGCGCGAGGTCATGATTCACACGGCTCCATCACTCTCAGCGATGGCTCACTTTCTCCAAAAATTAGTTCAGACCACATTGATGCTTCTTCTTCAAGGCCATTAAGTGACAAATCTCATTCTAAAATTTACAGTGCAAGATCTTTGTCCAGAGAACATAGGTCCACTAGTGAGATGCCATCATCATATGTTTCTGAAAGATTAGATAACAGTTTGTCAAAGAGTTCAGTAGCCGAAGAACTACCATCAGCTGAGTCCGCAAACAAAACCTCAGAGGTGCCAGAAGTTATCTCTGATGTTAAAAGTAGTGTAAATTCTGTACCAGAAAATATTGAAAGCATTGAGAGTTCTATTCCTGCTCTGAGTGTGAATGAATCCTCCGTCAAGAGTAGCGGTAATGGTTTTAAAACCATTAATACTGTCTCCATTTCACAAGGTACATCTGTATCAGAAAAGGTAGACAGTGGTTCTAGCTCTAAAACTAAGGTCAGTTCAGGGGAAGTAGCATCAGCTTCTAATTTAGTGTCTGGAGATGCTTCATCAGTCGAAAATTCAGGGACAGTGACAGAAGCCATATCAAAGGATGACTCCTCTGGGGTCACCAAAAGTAGTGAGGCTGAAACTGTGTCAAATGCTTTGCTTCAATCCCCATCACAAAAAAGTTTCAGCTCCAAAGACCACAAGAAATTTCAAGGAAATGAAATTGCaccttcaaaaaggacccaaggATCCCCTCTCAAGAGTTCATTGAAAtctaaagtaaaagaaagaaaaagggaagaaagagatgcaTCTGACATTTATTCAGAGTCTTTTGAGGTTGACTCTGAGAGTGAAGATTCAAATTCCTCTCAGTTGCAAAGTCAGGACCAAGGAACACATGGAGACTTGGCTCTTGTGGTGTCATCTGGCAGCATCTTGAATGACCTGGGCTACAAACCCTCCACACATGCTGGTGTGGGAGTGTCTGCATCAATGCCGGGGGTTGGGGGAGAGGGTGCCCTGAGTGTGACGGTCAGTGTTGTCGAGTCTTTGCTCAAAGAAGAAGAGGTTCATCACCAGCATCAGAAAACCCTCCTGAAGCTTCAG GAACAGTCCTTGGTGGAGGAGGCCAAGTGGAAGCTAGCCACCCTTCAGTCTGAGGGAGGGCCAGGTATGCGGCGGCGGCAAAGGGCCATTGTGCTGCAGCTTCGGGAACAGAAGGCACACCTCAAACGCCTCAGAGAAACACAAAGCATTGGGGCACAGCAGAGACGACTCATGCTCCTGCAGCTTCATCACCTCCTTGCTTCAACCTCAAGCTTATCAGGATATAGTTCCAGAGGTTATCTAACTGCACCAAGAGGACATTCTCCTAACCCAGCATCACCACGACTCACTCCTAGATTGATGGAAATGCTCAGCTCCTCCTCCAGTGACGCTCCAGATGATGTGACTTTCAGCCTACTCATGCGAGGACGAGACTCTGACTCCAGCAGCCCTTCAGAAGGTGGTGGTCGTGAAAAAAGGAGATGTCATTCAGAAGACAGATTAAAAATTAGTTCTGGGAGACATCATGAAAAGAGGAGGACTGCTGAAATTGAGGCTTTACAGCAGCAAATATTACAAGAGGATAAGGAAATTCTTCGTCTTAAGTCTAAATCCCCATATGACATTCATGACAAAGATTCTGTGAAaccaaagagaaagggagatttcATCAGCAAGAGATCtcgagacaaaaaggaaaaatgcTCAGGTTCAGTTTCTCCTCTTTCAGTTCTTGTCCATGGAAGTAAAACCCTAGTAGATAATTCTGTGCCAGCAGAGAATGTACCTGGTGCAACTCATGACAGCCAGAGTTCCCTTCCtgaagaaggagggagtgagacaGTTTCCCATAGTGATGCTGCATCATCTGTGTCAGAACAAGAGGGACTTTCATCCACCAGCCATAGAACAGGAAGCTCTAAGTCTAAAGAAGTTAGTCATTCAAAGAGGGTGCCATCCTATGCAGTAAGTGAAAGGGAAACCAGGGAAGCACGTACCTCTAAACCCAAAATGATATCCAGGGAATTTGAACCTAAGGACATACAAGAGGAGTATTCAGACTCAAAAGTCAGTGAACAGAGTAGTTCTGCTAAAACCATTAGTAGTGAGGAAACTGAAAGATCTATAGAAGAGAGATACAatcatgataatagtgacaggaTATCCAAATCTCTTGGAGAGTTGACGCCTGTTGAGTCTGAAGTACATGATAAAAGTTCAAAATCTCAAGAATCATCCACAAGAACTAAGCCTAGTACTAGTGGGTCTGTTAAATCTACTTGGAGCAAACCAGAATCTGTAATTCCAGAGGACATCACAGATGGTTCCAAAACAAGGACCACTAACAGTTCTTCAAGGCATAGCATTGACAAAAGAGCAGACTCTGAGGAAAGGTCCAGTGACAGTAAGTCAGCTGAGGGCAAGTCATCCAGTCAGAAGTCATCTGCCAGAGGTCTCCCCTTGCCCCTGAAGGTACCCCTGTCTCCCAGGTCATTGCACCGGCAGCATAGACGTTACTCCAGTGAGTCAGATGACTCCTTCACATTATCCCAAACAGAGACAGCTTCTGACATTTCAGATGGAGAGGGTAAGCTCTTTGCTCTCAAGGAAGAACTGGCTGTGCGGCGGGCTGAAGCTGAACgcctgaagaaagagaagaggaggctgCGTCGAGAACGTTTGGCCTCACAGGAAAGATCACTTAGACAACAAATTTCTACCTATGATGCTTACATACAGCATGCCCGCATGGAACTGGAGAAAGAGTCCAAAGAGTTACAACAAGTATCAATGGTGAGGCCCCTCATTAAGAAACCTCAAGTGGCAGAAACTAAGAAGTCAAAACTTTCAGAATCAATAACAAGCCCAGAGAAATCCGATGTTTCAGATGTTTCCTTAGTCTCGGAAAGTTCAAAATCAGATCAGTCTAGTATGTCAAGGCTGCAGGAAACCAGCATAAAGGAAAGGGGTCATGCCAAACCGCAAGAGTCTCATCTTAAGAAAGACCAAGATATGGTTTCTTCTAGTTCTGGTAAGGATGAGGAGACTGAAGAGAAACTTTCATCCAGCAAGGAGGTGACAGTGTCAGAAATTGCTAAGTCTCAGAGAGAAGATGAATCAGAAAAGACATCTCGCTCTTCTTCAATATCAGAAAGTTTAAATGAAGAATCAATTTCAGAGCATCTTCAAGATCACTCCTCCAAAACATCTCTGTCACAAGAATCTAGTGCTGAGAGTGATCACACTAATTCTCAGGCTTCCAGCACAGAGACCATAGTTCATAGTCCTCAGAAGCTTGATCCATCTCAGAAAGATGAGGTTGGTGTCTCCGTCAGTGAAGTTAATGCAGCTCTGCTAGAAGTTATTAAGGATAATGAGAAAGACCGTCATGCCAGCATCAGCAAACCAGGTGCAAGTGACGCCAGTACCAGAGTCGAGGGTGAGAAGCTGGAAATATTTATACCAACATCAGGCTTCAAATTTTCTGAGGCAGAGGAGTTGGCTgaaggaaatacaaacacaagtgCAGAGCAAAGTATATGTGAAGAAGTATTTGATGACAATTTTAAAGAAACTGAAATTGAGAATAGCTCACAAGAGACAAGTTCCCATAACTTACGGCACCCAGTAACTACTGAGGATAAGATTCATGAAGAAGCTGTTGAAAGTAACTCTTCTGTTTCTGAAAATAAGGAAGTTTCCTTGAAACCTGAACCAGCACTGGAAACAAACATCTCAGCAAATCTTTCCTTTGAAGCAAAAGAAATCTCTCCTGAAACTGAGAGCAAAGTGCATCCACCCACCCTTGACCGGCAGAAATTTGTTGATGACATTTCTAATAACATGCTTGCCATCATGATCAAGGATACCAGCCAACTTTTTACAAACATTGTAAAAGACAAGGTTAACCTTTCCAAAGCATCTGAAGTTCTGAGTCATGTTGAAGCTGCCAAGGAGTCCCAAGTACCAGAACTAAGAGGTGAGGCCTCAGAACCCCTAGATGATGCTGGCTTACAAGGCCAGGCTTCCTGTTCCACAGTGCCAGAAGAAAAGGCCAGCAGCAGCAAAACAAGCTCCAGCAACAAGTCACAGATCTTGCAACGAGTGAATGAGCTGATTGGTGAAAGTGTGCCAGCATCCCCAcgcctcacctccctcacctccccgaGATCAGGAGACGTGCAGTTGACTTTTGATCTTAGTCCTGAAGCCTCCCCATCAGTCTCTCCTACCAGAG CAAAGGCAACTAAGGTTGAGGAAGACAGAGAAGTGGAGGTGTCTAAGGCTGCACCGTCACTCCTCCCTGGTGAACGGGCCACAGcctcaggggaggaggaggaggaggatgactccCTCTCTCCAAGCCATGACGTTGTGAAGGCAGAGGAGTACAAACTAGATACA GAGACCCTGACAACTCGGCTGCTTAATCTAGCATCAGCTCCTGAGTTAGATCTTGAGGTTCGGCTTAGCCAGCTGAATGAGGACACAGAATTCTCTGTTGAGGGGATTGAGGGAGACTGGTTTGATGATGACTTCTGGACATCCTCagacaacagaaaaaaacagcagcAATTGAAAGCTGAGGAAGAGAGAATCACAGCAGAG atTGCACGATTGGAGGAACTTCAGCACCTTCAGCAGAAATACCCTGGCCTGGTGATTCGTGAGGTTCCAAACAAGCCTCCACCTCCTTACACCCCTCCTCAAGTCACCTCTCCACCTTCCCCGGGTTCCTCTCCCGCCCCAGCCAGACCCCCAGCATACACCAATCCCCCAACCAGCCCTGTCCTACCAGAGGCACAACCCATGAGTCCTACACACTCTTCCAG CATCTCTCACCGACTTAGTAAGGCAGATCAGCGGAAGTTGGCCGCTCACATCACTCAGGTTGTGCCCATCACTGAAGAGGAAGCGCTGCCCATTATTGATAGTGCTCTTGATACTCTTTATGAGGCATGGCAAAACAGCATTGACCCTGGAGACatccctcccccaccacacaccactctTGCAAAGGCCTTCTCATTAAGCAG CTTTAATGATGAAGACATGCATGAAGATGAGAAGACTAGCAGCAGGGCTTTCCACCTCCTGCTGTTCTGTTTGGCCCGGGAGCAGCTGAGTGTGCCTTACAAGTTGCAGCACGCCCCCCAGCCCCCTCCTTGGATGAAACAAGTGCTGCCCCAGACCCGTATGCTGGGGATGGTGCACAATAAGTCACGGGCTGGGCTGTTCTCACATGTCCGGGAGCAGGTGAAGGTGTTGTTTGGGTGGAAGCCTCCCCTGCAGAAGGAGTCCCTCATGATCAGATGGGCGCAGAAGCACCGGGATCTTGTAGATCAG GTTTTGGTGAAAGAGCTACAGGCAGAAGAAGCCAGCTGGACTAACTATGATGAAGATGAGGCAGCTGTCAAAACCAAAGTTGCCAGTGAGATCCTTGACACTTTGCTCTCAGAAACTGTCAGCCTGGTATCAAGCATCTTAGTCAAGAAGTTGGGATACATTGCTCACTAG